The Streptomyces nitrosporeus genome includes a window with the following:
- a CDS encoding fumarylacetoacetate hydrolase family protein, whose amino-acid sequence MRIARFSIDGNVAFGAVEGEGTIESGALVLDIIKGIPYTDFELSGTKVPLNKVRLLPPVLPNKVVAIGRNYAEHAAEMGNEVPDVPVTFFKPTTSVIGSGDAIEYPAFSQELHHEAELAVVIGRMCREVPRERVRDVVLGYTCANDVTARDVQRREPQWARAKGFDTSCPLGPWVETDLDPGDLTIQATVNGEQRQLGRTSDMVRSVEDLVVHITEAMTLLPGDVILTGTPAGVGPLHAGDEVAVTIEGIGTLTNKVIKRG is encoded by the coding sequence GTGCGCATCGCCAGGTTCTCCATCGACGGCAATGTGGCCTTCGGTGCGGTCGAGGGCGAAGGGACCATCGAGTCCGGTGCCCTCGTCCTCGACATCATCAAGGGCATCCCGTACACGGACTTCGAACTCTCCGGGACCAAGGTCCCGCTGAACAAGGTCCGGCTGCTGCCCCCCGTACTCCCCAACAAGGTCGTGGCCATCGGCCGCAACTACGCGGAGCACGCCGCCGAGATGGGCAACGAGGTCCCGGACGTCCCGGTCACCTTCTTCAAGCCCACCACCTCCGTGATCGGCTCGGGCGACGCCATCGAGTACCCCGCCTTCTCCCAGGAGCTGCACCACGAGGCCGAGCTGGCCGTGGTGATCGGCCGTATGTGCCGCGAGGTCCCGCGTGAGCGCGTCAGGGACGTCGTCCTCGGCTACACGTGCGCCAACGACGTCACCGCCCGCGACGTCCAGCGACGCGAACCGCAGTGGGCCCGTGCCAAGGGCTTCGACACCTCCTGCCCGCTCGGGCCCTGGGTGGAGACCGACCTCGACCCCGGCGACCTGACCATCCAGGCCACGGTCAACGGCGAACAACGCCAGCTGGGCCGTACGAGCGACATGGTCCGTTCCGTCGAGGACCTGGTCGTCCACATCACGGAGGCCATGACGCTCCTCCCGGGCGATGTGATCCTCACCGGGACCCCCGCAGGAGTCGGACCCCTGCACGCCGGCGACGAAGTCGCCGTCACCATCGAAGGCATCGGCACTCTCACCAACAAGGTGATCAAGCGTGGTTAA
- a CDS encoding sensor histidine kinase, translated as MQGRFKRDGTGSPQPRQGRGEAPADQEPRGVNDRGPSAQHAQHAQKQGPDAAGDNGESTKPAGDAETPASKPAGPSGAGSRIALRNWRISTRLVSLLALPVVAATTLGGLRINESMNDMDQLEHMQLLTEMTKQATLLANALQNERDQSAGPLANGGKATDYKVTEPRKRTDRAKETFLDATNQIDNSPGDEALDSIHASVSQISNQLGDLASIRKDAYVKGAPSLNTIDRYSQLITSLLSLSQDMAQATSSPDMIKRTRALAAFSSAKEYASVQRAVIAAALPGSDSRKGELNDNDQAFGRNALLKESQSKQTFETTYETTGNSSAELMASLENGNPEITAADMYAKKVLDSPLGLEGKSTRTYMDWYDQSSNKIQAMKTIEETLLSEMETKARELRESSQREAILNGAVILIVLGVSLVGAFVVARSMIRSLRRLQDTATRVAQDRLPELVKQLSESDPQDVDTSVESVGLHSRDEIGQVAAAFDDVHREAVRLAADQALLRGNVNAMFTNLSRRSQGLIQRQLSLISELESREADPDQLSSLFKLDHLATRMRRNGENLLVLAGEEPGRRWTRPVPLVDVLRAAASEVEQYERIELAAVPATDVAGRVVNDLVHLLAELLENATSFSSPQTKVRVTGHALPDGRVLVEIHDTGIGLSPEDLAAINERLASPPTVDVSVSRRMGLFVVGRLSLRHGIRIQLRPSDSGGTTALVMLPMEVAHGGKQPPSKQGQQPAGGPGGQPAAGQRAGLAGTAAAPAKGLAGGPQRGQVGAGSGPRAALPSRDGGPRQPQQGPGGPQGPAVPGQGSGDAPRQGGGLAGAFGNARQGAGAQGPSAGPDTAGPNLFGHGGPGRGGLGSQGARQAPQPQQAQHGNQGGPGDQGGFQQPGGPARRLPAGGPRAELPGGNPQPQHPQTTSWGVEQQGAPGRTPLDAPRGHEEPGSGRAGGPGGFAPGRPSSPGQPFSPDPSFGAPARRQPLEDRQGPGATAEFARPDFSAPQQAPQAPQVPQDADPASTAQFPRPDFGAPAPQDQGFGAPAPQDQVFGAPAPQDQGFGARGPQMPAPRQRDDADFGAPRPPAMAEPPRRPALPQQPEALPPAGPGDGRTPLYDTLETNWFHGPQQGGQAPSAEPQAADAPGSPAPQAQPAPRSGAADSGPTSSWRTSPNDEIVRQAERVKKPAAGGITTSGLPRRVPRANLVPGTAQQQNHSSGPQVSRAPDDVRGRLTNLRRGIQQGRQANNGPSTGSFPLGPTHQQER; from the coding sequence GTGCAGGGACGTTTCAAGAGGGATGGCACGGGGTCTCCCCAGCCCCGCCAGGGCCGAGGGGAAGCTCCGGCGGATCAGGAGCCGCGCGGCGTGAACGACCGCGGCCCCTCCGCCCAGCACGCCCAGCACGCCCAGAAGCAGGGACCGGACGCGGCCGGCGACAACGGCGAGTCCACCAAGCCGGCCGGGGACGCCGAGACACCGGCGTCCAAGCCCGCGGGACCCTCCGGAGCCGGTTCACGTATCGCTCTGCGTAACTGGCGCATCAGCACGCGCCTGGTGTCCCTGCTCGCCCTCCCCGTGGTCGCGGCGACCACGCTGGGCGGTCTGCGCATCAACGAGTCCATGAACGACATGGACCAGTTGGAGCACATGCAGCTGCTCACCGAGATGACCAAGCAGGCGACCCTCCTGGCCAACGCGCTCCAGAACGAGCGCGACCAGTCCGCCGGACCGCTGGCGAACGGCGGCAAGGCGACCGATTACAAGGTCACCGAGCCCCGCAAGCGGACCGACCGGGCCAAGGAGACGTTCCTCGACGCCACCAACCAGATCGACAACAGCCCCGGTGACGAGGCGCTGGACAGCATCCACGCGAGCGTCAGCCAGATCAGCAACCAGCTCGGCGACCTGGCCAGCATCCGCAAGGACGCCTACGTCAAGGGCGCGCCCAGCCTCAACACGATCGACCGGTACAGCCAGCTGATCACCTCGCTGCTGAGCCTCTCGCAGGACATGGCGCAGGCGACCAGCAGCCCGGACATGATCAAGCGGACCCGTGCCCTGGCGGCGTTCTCGTCGGCGAAGGAGTACGCCTCGGTCCAGCGCGCCGTCATCGCGGCCGCGCTGCCCGGCAGCGACAGCCGCAAGGGCGAACTGAACGACAACGACCAGGCGTTCGGGCGTAACGCGCTCCTGAAGGAATCGCAGTCCAAGCAGACCTTCGAGACGACGTACGAGACCACGGGGAACAGCTCCGCCGAGCTCATGGCGTCGCTGGAGAACGGCAACCCCGAGATCACCGCCGCCGACATGTACGCGAAGAAGGTGCTCGACAGCCCGCTGGGTCTGGAGGGCAAGAGCACGCGGACGTACATGGACTGGTACGACCAGAGCTCCAACAAGATCCAGGCCATGAAGACCATCGAGGAGACGCTCCTCAGCGAGATGGAGACCAAGGCCCGCGAGCTCCGCGAGAGCTCGCAGCGTGAGGCGATCCTCAACGGTGCCGTGATCCTCATCGTCCTCGGTGTGTCGCTGGTCGGCGCCTTCGTCGTGGCGCGGTCCATGATCCGCTCGCTGCGGCGGCTCCAGGACACCGCGACCCGGGTCGCCCAGGACCGGCTGCCCGAGCTCGTCAAGCAGCTCTCCGAGTCGGACCCGCAGGACGTCGACACCTCGGTGGAGTCGGTCGGTCTGCACTCCCGGGACGAGATCGGCCAGGTGGCCGCGGCCTTCGACGACGTGCACCGCGAGGCGGTCCGCCTCGCCGCCGACCAGGCTCTGCTGCGGGGCAACGTCAACGCGATGTTCACCAACCTCTCGCGCCGCTCCCAGGGCCTGATCCAGCGTCAGCTCTCGCTGATCTCCGAGCTGGAGTCGCGCGAGGCCGACCCGGACCAGCTGTCCTCGCTCTTCAAGCTGGACCACCTCGCGACCCGTATGCGCCGTAACGGCGAGAACCTCCTCGTCCTCGCGGGCGAGGAGCCCGGCCGCCGGTGGACCCGCCCCGTGCCGCTGGTCGACGTGCTCCGTGCCGCCGCCTCCGAGGTGGAGCAGTACGAGCGCATCGAACTGGCCGCGGTGCCCGCCACCGACGTGGCCGGCCGTGTGGTCAACGACCTCGTGCACCTCCTCGCCGAGCTGCTGGAGAACGCGACCTCGTTCTCCTCGCCGCAGACCAAGGTCCGGGTCACCGGTCACGCGCTGCCCGACGGCCGCGTGCTGGTGGAGATCCACGACACCGGTATCGGCCTCTCCCCCGAGGACCTCGCCGCGATCAACGAGCGGCTGGCCTCGCCTCCCACGGTGGACGTCTCCGTCTCCCGCCGCATGGGTCTGTTCGTGGTCGGCCGGCTCTCCCTGCGTCACGGCATCCGGATCCAGCTGCGTCCCTCGGACTCCGGCGGCACGACCGCACTGGTCATGCTGCCCATGGAGGTCGCGCACGGGGGCAAGCAGCCGCCCTCCAAGCAGGGCCAGCAGCCCGCCGGAGGCCCCGGCGGCCAGCCGGCCGCCGGTCAGCGTGCCGGCCTCGCCGGTACCGCGGCGGCTCCCGCCAAGGGGCTGGCCGGCGGCCCCCAGCGCGGCCAGGTCGGCGCGGGTTCGGGTCCCCGGGCGGCGCTGCCCTCGCGGGACGGCGGGCCCCGCCAGCCGCAGCAGGGCCCCGGCGGCCCGCAGGGTCCGGCCGTTCCCGGTCAGGGAAGCGGCGACGCGCCCCGCCAGGGCGGCGGACTCGCCGGCGCCTTCGGCAACGCCCGGCAGGGCGCGGGCGCCCAGGGCCCGTCCGCGGGCCCCGACACCGCCGGCCCGAACCTCTTCGGCCACGGCGGACCGGGCCGGGGCGGTCTCGGCAGCCAGGGCGCGCGGCAGGCCCCGCAGCCGCAGCAGGCCCAGCACGGCAACCAGGGCGGCCCGGGCGACCAGGGCGGCTTCCAGCAGCCCGGCGGTCCGGCCCGGCGGCTTCCGGCGGGCGGCCCGCGGGCCGAACTGCCCGGTGGCAACCCGCAGCCGCAGCATCCGCAGACGACGAGCTGGGGTGTCGAGCAGCAGGGCGCCCCGGGGCGTACTCCGCTGGACGCCCCGCGCGGCCACGAGGAGCCGGGCTCCGGCCGGGCGGGCGGACCGGGCGGTTTCGCCCCGGGCCGGCCGTCCTCCCCCGGCCAGCCGTTCTCCCCGGACCCGTCCTTCGGCGCGCCGGCCCGGCGCCAGCCCCTGGAGGACCGTCAGGGCCCGGGCGCCACCGCCGAGTTCGCCCGTCCGGACTTCTCGGCCCCGCAGCAGGCTCCCCAGGCCCCGCAGGTGCCCCAGGACGCCGACCCGGCGAGCACCGCGCAGTTCCCGCGGCCCGACTTCGGCGCGCCCGCGCCGCAGGACCAGGGCTTCGGCGCACCCGCGCCGCAGGACCAGGTTTTCGGCGCACCCGCGCCGCAGGACCAGGGCTTCGGCGCCCGGGGCCCGCAGATGCCGGCTCCCCGTCAGCGGGACGACGCGGACTTCGGCGCGCCGAGGCCGCCGGCCATGGCCGAGCCGCCGCGCCGCCCCGCGCTGCCCCAGCAGCCCGAGGCGCTTCCGCCGGCGGGCCCGGGTGACGGACGCACCCCGCTGTACGACACGCTGGAGACCAACTGGTTCCACGGTCCGCAGCAGGGCGGTCAGGCGCCGTCCGCCGAACCGCAGGCAGCGGACGCCCCGGGGTCCCCGGCTCCGCAGGCCCAGCCCGCACCGCGCTCCGGTGCGGCGGATTCCGGGCCCACGAGTTCGTGGCGCACCTCGCCCAACGACGAGATCGTGCGGCAGGCCGAACGGGTCAAGAAGCCCGCGGCCGGCGGCATCACGACGTCGGGGCTGCCCCGGCGTGTCCCACGTGCCAATTTGGTTCCGGGCACCGCTCAGCAGCAGAATCATTCATCCGGACCCCAGGTCTCGCGTGCGCCCGACGACGTACGCGGCCGTCTGACCAATCTCCGCCGGGGCATCCAGCAGGGGCGGCAGGCCAACAACGGCCCGTCGACCGGCAGTTTCCCTCTCGGCCCCACTCACCAGCAGGAGCGTTAG
- a CDS encoding roadblock/LC7 domain-containing protein, translated as MSQAAQNLNWLITNFVDNTPGVSHTVVVSADGLLLAMSEGFPRDRADQLAAVASGLTSLTAGASRIFEGGAVSQTVVEMERGFLFLMSISDGSSLAVLAHPEADIGLVGYEMALLVDRAGTVLTPDLRAELQGSLLH; from the coding sequence ATGAGTCAGGCCGCACAGAATCTGAACTGGCTGATCACCAATTTCGTGGACAACACCCCCGGGGTGTCGCACACGGTGGTGGTCTCCGCCGATGGCCTGCTGCTGGCGATGTCCGAAGGTTTCCCGCGCGACCGCGCCGACCAGCTGGCGGCCGTGGCCTCCGGCCTGACGTCGCTGACCGCGGGTGCCTCCCGGATCTTCGAAGGCGGCGCGGTGAGCCAGACGGTCGTGGAGATGGAGCGGGGCTTCCTCTTCCTCATGTCCATCTCGGACGGGTCGTCCCTGGCCGTCCTCGCCCACCCGGAGGCGGACATCGGTCTGGTCGGATACGAGATGGCCCTTCTCGTCGACCGCGCCGGAACCGTCCTCACCCCCGACC
- a CDS encoding HAD family hydrolase, producing MTIRAVLWDIDDTIFDYSGADRIGMREHLRTEGLPPGHTSLERALDAWKAITDAQWARFAAGELDFQGQRRERVRAFLGRPVSDAEADGWFGRHAERYEAAWALFPDVLPVLDRLAGGFRHAVLSNSSIHNQDRKLRALGVRDRFEAVVCAVELGVAKPAAAAFHAACEAIALDPHEVAYVGNEPDIDAGGAVAAGLTGIWLDREGQGGRPELARIGSLDELPGLLAGDTRFGAPDTFR from the coding sequence ATGACGATCCGCGCGGTGCTGTGGGACATCGACGACACGATCTTCGACTACTCGGGAGCCGACCGGATCGGCATGCGCGAGCACCTCAGGACCGAGGGCCTGCCCCCGGGGCACACCTCCCTGGAGCGGGCCCTGGACGCCTGGAAAGCGATCACGGACGCGCAGTGGGCGCGCTTCGCCGCCGGGGAGCTCGACTTCCAGGGCCAGCGCAGGGAGCGCGTACGCGCCTTCCTGGGGCGCCCGGTGAGCGACGCCGAGGCCGACGGCTGGTTCGGGCGCCACGCCGAGCGCTACGAGGCCGCCTGGGCCCTCTTCCCGGACGTCCTGCCGGTGCTGGACCGGCTCGCGGGGGGCTTCCGGCACGCCGTCCTGTCGAACTCCAGCATCCACAACCAGGACCGCAAGCTGCGCGCGCTCGGCGTACGGGACCGCTTCGAGGCGGTGGTGTGCGCCGTCGAACTGGGCGTCGCCAAGCCGGCCGCGGCGGCCTTCCACGCGGCGTGCGAGGCCATCGCGCTCGACCCGCACGAGGTGGCGTACGTCGGCAACGAGCCGGACATCGACGCGGGCGGGGCCGTGGCGGCGGGGCTCACCGGGATCTGGCTGGACCGCGAGGGACAGGGCGGACGGCCCGAACTGGCGCGCATCGGGAGCCTGGACGAACTGCCCGGCCTGCTGGCGGGCGATACCCGTTTTGGAGCGCCGGACACCTTCAGGTAA
- the gltX gene encoding glutamate--tRNA ligase: protein MVNAPVRVRFCPSPTGNPHVGLVRTALFNWAFARHHQGTLVFRIEDTDAARDSEESYEQLLDSMRWLGLDWDEGPEVGGPHAPYRQSQRMDLYKDVAAKLLDAGYAYHCYCTTEELDARRDAARAAGRPSGYDGHCRDLSDAEKAAYEAGGRTSIVRFRMPDEAITFTDLVRGDITVQPENVPDYGIVRANGAPLYTLVNPVDDALMEITHVLRGEDLLSSTPRQIALYRALIELGVAKEIPAFGHLPYVMGEGNKKLSKRDPQASLNLYRERGFLPEGLLNYLSLLGWSIAEDRDIFSRDELVAAFDIADVNANPARFDLKKCEHINAEHLRAMDVKAFTEACGPWLKAPFAPWAPEAFDAERFAEIAPHAQTRVTVLSDITANVDFLFLDEPVEDEASWNKAMKEGSDDLLVTARAELIAADWNADALKAAVLAAGEKHGLKLGKAQAPVRVAVTGRTVGLPLFESLEILGRERTIARIDAALAKLAA from the coding sequence GTGGTTAACGCACCCGTCCGTGTACGTTTCTGTCCCTCCCCGACCGGCAACCCCCACGTCGGCCTGGTCCGCACCGCCCTGTTCAACTGGGCCTTCGCCCGGCACCACCAGGGCACCCTGGTTTTCCGTATCGAGGACACCGACGCGGCCCGCGACTCCGAGGAGTCCTACGAGCAGCTGCTCGACTCGATGCGCTGGCTCGGACTCGACTGGGACGAGGGCCCGGAGGTCGGCGGACCGCACGCCCCCTACCGCCAGTCGCAGCGGATGGACCTCTACAAGGACGTCGCCGCCAAGCTGCTGGACGCCGGGTACGCGTACCACTGCTACTGCACCACCGAGGAGCTCGACGCCCGCCGCGACGCCGCCCGCGCCGCCGGCAGGCCCTCGGGGTACGACGGGCACTGCCGCGACCTGAGCGACGCGGAGAAGGCCGCGTACGAGGCCGGGGGCCGCACCTCGATCGTCCGCTTCCGGATGCCCGACGAGGCGATCACCTTCACCGACCTGGTCCGCGGCGACATCACCGTCCAGCCGGAGAACGTCCCGGACTACGGCATCGTCCGCGCCAACGGTGCCCCGCTCTACACGCTGGTCAACCCGGTCGACGACGCGCTGATGGAGATCACCCACGTCCTGCGCGGCGAGGACCTGCTCTCCTCCACCCCGCGCCAGATCGCCCTCTACCGCGCGCTCATCGAGCTGGGCGTCGCCAAGGAGATCCCCGCCTTCGGGCACCTGCCGTACGTCATGGGCGAGGGCAACAAGAAGCTCTCCAAGCGCGACCCGCAGGCATCCCTCAACCTCTACCGCGAGCGGGGCTTCCTGCCCGAGGGGCTGCTCAACTACCTCTCGCTGCTGGGCTGGTCGATCGCCGAGGACCGCGACATCTTCTCCCGCGACGAGCTGGTCGCCGCCTTCGACATCGCCGACGTCAACGCCAACCCGGCGCGCTTCGACCTGAAGAAGTGCGAGCACATCAACGCCGAGCACCTGCGCGCGATGGACGTCAAGGCGTTCACCGAGGCGTGCGGCCCCTGGCTGAAGGCGCCGTTCGCCCCGTGGGCGCCCGAGGCATTCGACGCGGAGCGGTTCGCCGAGATCGCCCCGCACGCGCAGACCCGGGTGACGGTCCTCTCCGACATCACGGCCAACGTGGACTTCCTCTTCCTGGACGAGCCGGTCGAGGACGAGGCGTCCTGGAACAAGGCCATGAAGGAGGGCTCCGACGACCTGCTCGTCACCGCCCGCGCCGAGCTGATCGCCGCCGACTGGAACGCCGACGCCCTCAAGGCGGCCGTCCTGGCCGCCGGCGAGAAGCACGGCCTGAAGCTGGGCAAGGCCCAGGCCCCGGTCCGCGTCGCCGTCACCGGCCGCACGGTCGGCCTGCCGCTCTTCGAGTCCCTGGAGATCCTGGGCCGCGAGAGGACGATCGCCCGTATCGACGCGGCGCTGGCGAAGCTGGCCGCGTAA